The Vigna angularis cultivar LongXiaoDou No.4 chromosome 6, ASM1680809v1, whole genome shotgun sequence genome contains the following window.
ATTAAAACTAGTCAACTAGATTAAATGtaagaaattatagaaaatatataaaacttccTTGTGTGTTGGTTTAAAATTTGGAGTTCTTGGTATTGAGATCTTGTTGTAAAGTTTCAATCTTTTTACTGTTTCCTTCATCCCTTTGGAATCACAGAATAATTCCTCAGcatatttcttttttccttctctctccTCCTTCTATTACTCTTGATTTCCCTTCTTTCTTCAGGTTTCTCTATTTGTATGGTTCTGCGTTTTAGCACACACCACTATATTCTCTTCTATACCTTGTGGATCTGTCACTATGACTTCCTCACTCGAGAAGATCATGCAAGGCGAACAGGTCCTCACCAACGATTTTCAGGACCTTACAATCAAAGATCTGGTATTTTCCCCTTCTTTCTAGCTAATGGGTATGCAtatttcttccttctttctaaggggtttgtcttatttttattcaatccATGTGTTTAATTTCTGCTTTGTTTGGATGATTTTGGGATACCCAATTGGGTTTTCATGTTAAACTTTCAGAATTTATGTTATTGGTGGgtcttatttgtatttaatcTGATATTTTGTTCATGTTATATTTTCCGGGGTTGGAAAGGTCAGAATAGAAtttgtttgatgatttaatGTTTCTTTGTTTGCTGTGTTGTTGATGTTCAGAGTGAGAAAGACAGCGAGACAGTGATTCACGAGGTAGGTAATGGAAGCCATGGGGGAATCTGTGCTATTTGTCTGGATGAGATAGTGCTGCAGGAAACTGCTCTTGTAAAAGGTTGCGAGCACGCATACTGGTTTGTCTGAACAATCTCTTGCTGTTGCTTTCATAGTTGAGTTTGTGAAAAATGTACTTTCTTGAATCTCTATGTATGGTATGTTCATTGTTTCAATTGCTTTGAATTAGTTGGAATTTCGGTTCTTATTGTTGTTCTATGACATGGATTAGTGCCCCTTTCCAAATGATGGTGTTGTTTTATCTTCCTTGAATTAAataggaaaaacaaaattccTCTAAAACGTTTGTACTTTGGATGTTATTCGTGTTTAACCTAATCATGTAGGACCGATTCATTTAAGTTGGGGTGGATTATGTCTGAGCTACATAGATCATTTAATTCATGTGTGGACATTTTTTATAGTATCTTTTATGCTTTGGATTTGAGAATTGAAGTCAACGGCAAGTTTGTGGCTGCATTACAGTTGGTATGTACTTTCGGTTGGTATGTAAATTGAGGGTGTGGAAAGATCCACAAATCCAATTCATAATCATATTGGTTCAAATCGCTTTTAAGTCCATTCTAGTTGAttcgttttaattttaaatccatagttttgaattttaaatccAATCCAATTAATTGGATTTGGATTGGATGTTCGAAGGGATATCTTTTTGGATTTAAAGAAAGGCAAAATACATCTTCATCCTATGAAATCAATTGGTCtagaaatttttttgttgattttctcttaaacattttattactCTATCTGCAAAGTGCCTCTTTGGTTTGTACAACCTTGGGGCAATGTTAGTTCGGCCTTGCATAGTCATCTGTTTCTTAGCTTTGGTTAAGATGTCCCCAACTCAGCCTTGAGTGGATCATCATCAACACGACTTTGGCCAATGCATTATCAAGTAGGTCTTGATCAATGCTTTGCTGACTTGACCTGGACTGGAACATCATTGGCATGGCCTCAATAGGGGCATCCTTGGCCCCAACCAGTATGTTGTTGGCCTATTTACTTATTACAAGCCACTTTTTAAACCAAATTATAACTGTTTTAAAAGCTTGGTCTGATCTAAGAGCTTGTTTATGTGGCCTGATTTATAGAAAGACCTACAAATAATTAGAATAGTCTTGTTTTGTGCTATCAGTCAATGCATATGATTACTCCCTCTCCCAAGTCAGTTTTATCTtgaaaatatcttaattatttagTGAAAAAATTAACAACTAAATGAATGCAAATAAGTctgaatttgaatttgttaCATATAATAGTCTCCGTTAAACTGACTTAAATCCAAatctacaaaaaataaaaatcaatttaattaaatggaTCTAGATTTAAAATACTACCTAAAACATTACTTTAGGTAGTAATGTTTGTTTCTGTAACGATGATTTCAAAATTGTAACTGATGTTTAATTTTCCTCGTTGTGGGGGAAGGGTTGCTTTAGAACATTCTCAGTTGTTTACTTTACATTCATGGATGTGATGAATTcttcataatatatattcagTCATATCCTATCTATTCAAGTTATCTCAGTTGATCAACGATGATACATATCATGATCAATTGCAATTTTGGAGTCAAGTGATTGGTTGTGCTTTATATGGTGGAGGCAATAACTGTTTAGGAtcttttatttcctttaaaTGAATAGGCTGAAATTTGTCACTGCATGAGATTGATCTGGTATATATTGGTCCTGTGCCAGCAATTGTGAAAAGGGTTAAATCATGTCATTCGTTTccatttttgtaagaaaatctCAAATTGGTCCCATTTTTTCTCAAACgtttcaatttggtccctattttagaaaattttatctGGACTAACAACGATAAAGAGGAGGCATGTCTCAGTTTGTggtttttgttgattttttatttttttaactttttataaaaataaaattttgcaacatGTCAAACTGATGTCATGTGTGTCATGAGGCGGTAACAATATGATGTGGTGGCAGAGACAGTGTAATGTTTCACTGTCACACCAAGTCTCATTGCCTTAGTTTCAATTTGGTGTTTCACTATCACACATGGTGTCATTGTCTTAGTTTCAATTTGGTGTCTCTAATTTTATTTGGTCCCAATTCAatcccaatttttttaaaattaaataatttaaaaaaattaggattgaattgagacaaaataaaattatagaacaAAATTGGGACTAAGTCTAACACTTGACATGGTGATAGTGACATGTGGCACTTCCATTGCCACATCACACTATCACGTAACACGAAATCAATGACACGtggcaatttttttatttcttcaaaagtttttgaaaagataaaaaagccGCAAACTGTCATGTGACACTTCTTTAACATTGTTAGTATAGTACTAACCAAAATGACTTGATTGTATtaaatttctcaaaaattgaGACCTATAAAAAAAGGTGACTGATTTGAGATTGTCCTACAAAAATGTGAATGAATGACATATTTAACCTTGAAAAAAAGTATAGGTCCAAATCTAAATCTGGATTATGTAGTGGacatattttagttaatttttaatgcTATTCTACACTTACATTTCCACACAAACAGGTTTatatgattttgtatttttacctttttgttcTAAATGCTCTTTTTGGCTAATTACGTGAGCATTGtagaaaattttgttctatttgGATTTGGTAGTATTTCCTTTTCGTTCCATGCATTTTCTTTCACAGCAATGGAAACTAACACTTGGAAATTGTTGGCTGGCCCGTCAAGCTTCTGttaatgattggggaaagcatCTCTCATGAAAAAGATGCTGTTTCTGTGGAAATCTTTTTATGAGTAACTCTTTACTGGACTTGAAAACATCACTGTTGTGTAATGATCTCTGCTCTAAATTCTGACATGGCTGTTACCCATCATAGTTGATTATATAGGGTATGTAATTGCCTTTTTTAATACCCGGGAAGAAAATTAGAAACTTGGTATATCTTCATATAAAATAAACGATGTTCTTATGTAAATTTGTTGAGTTTGCTGGTAAAATTTTTTGCTGAATAATATTGTATCAGTTGTTCTAGCTTGTGAAATTTAGATACCATTATTTTTgtcatcatcgtcatcattttgtaatgtttgttctgcatatttttgtttatagtttTACTTGATTTTTGTGCAGTGTAACATGCATTCTTCGATGGGCTACGTACCGTGAGAAAGTTACTTGTCCTCAGTGTAAACATCCATTCGAGTTTCTCAATATTCATCGCACGCTTGATGGCAGGTAGTTATagtaccttttttttattttattccgtTTCAAGTTTTGTATGGGAGTGGATCCTCTATACTATTATTCAAGACTAGTATAACAAAATGCTAATATCCTTAAAAATTACTACCATATCTTATTAAAGCAACctaaattattaaacattattGTAACAAATAGTGAAAATAATGTAGCTTCGGCAACTGCTTAAACTTTTAACATTGTATTTGTGAATTGTTGAATATTTACAATTTCTGTTTGACAATTATTCCAAGCTATATGATGTTCTTACACTTGCAGCATTCAAGATTACATGTTTGAGGAGAGTGTTTGTCTGCTACTCCGTGCCTCATGGTTCAAACCTTTATCTGTTGACGAACACGTGGTTCACGAAGATGCATACGAGGAACTAGGAGATTATTATCAGTACGAGTATGAGGACGAGGACCTGGACGATGATATGGATGGAGCTTATTATGGTGGTTCGTCAAGTTTTCGTATCGGCAACCGCAGATGGGGAGATAACGGCTACGTCAGGGCTGGTCGACAAGAAGCTCGGCCAGTTAACCGAGCGAACATCCAGGATTCAGGAGCAAGTTCATCGCGAGAGCCGAAAAAGAAAGAGGTTGGGAAAAGTAGCACAGGCAGAAGGGCAAAGAGAGCACAGAAAAGGGAAGCTGCTGATAAGGCTGCTGAAGCAAAACATCAGCAGCATTTGGTAAGGCTGGGTAGGAAgtgattttatttgttatgtgAGGTTTACTTTGAACTCTCCTTCCCAGAAGCTATATATTTtgtcattaatttattttccttgtACATTCTGTGTTGTGTACCATGAACCATGTAATAGATCTTGGGAAGGTGTTTAGAATAATGGTTTGGTGGGGTGGTCGGATCATCAGTTCCATGCTCACTAAAGCACTGATCAATTTAGGTTGTAGTTCTTTGTTTTACTTTCAATCCATGTCTAAACTGTACATAAATTCCTTGTCATGTTGATATTATTCACACCTCAACAATGTTTAATGTGTATCTTACCTCAAGGTTAAGAATGGGGTAAATGatcaatttgttatattgttttcataatacttgaatttaatttcatcttattttgaagtatttaatttgatattttaaatttacattaatttaactTGTTAGATAAAAcgcttttattattatttaatgtcaaaattatttaaatattaaataattgttaataaatttagaattaattttttaattgatcttTTGTCaaacattttcaattaatattactgaagtctttttcttttgcttagatcgaaagtttttttttattaattattatttagattGGAATTacttagaattatttttatgatgttgaactttgtttatcatttttagttatttaattttttatattaatagaaaataactCATAATGATGGCggcatattaaaaaaaattctaacaaaTGATTGGTTAAGATAAATACCGATGTTGGTGAtacaaaacatattataaatctgaattaatttaattgataaatatattttcttaaattataatgttatacaatttcaaataatttaattaataaaaaaatctatattttcttaaattttacatatattgaaagaaagaataaaaagtttaaattagttGCCAATTGTaccatcccaaaatacagtaatccccataatttagaattaattacaattaacagttaaaacatgcagtcttacactaaaaaaaaatttcaaaaccgAACGTGCTTAAGTACAGAGATAAAATACCATACAGcagtatttcaaagtttaaagacgaacggttttacaaactttaaccgaacgtccaaaaagcTAACAGAAAAACTAAAAGCTACaacttaacgagcgctctagggcttaGCTTTAACCTCTACTATgaccagattggcgtcctccaaattttcttcttctagtgtttcttcaagcaacgcctctccatctgctcacatccacacggatgatcattgcatagacaagacggacgtacatggacgaacgacaacacaaggaaataacatagggtaagcttattgaatttaattcacaagtcaTTCATACAAATAGCATATTATCATTCATAGAATATCACAACACATATACTCGATTCAAACTCccataagacagaccgtccggactgtatgaatccatgtatcTACATGCGTTCGTGCACCAGGTGATGTGATAACTGGaaacactcaacagctgccacccgaggttagccctatcagtccaaagtactcattaggactaggacctcctgccgttcccacacatgacctactcccctctacttgaggacgagcactcacggaacatcaggatgaactgccatcagcagctttaccatggtcatactacacaacttctcatattccaatcatagagacgttcctccttggaacgctcgttcaaattccataatcatagTTTCATCTCTTATACTGTTCGCACATTATACAATTTCCtctaaatcacattttcattcttagttccactttcataaaatgacgagcgttcaatcctcttcataatgaggacgaacgttatcaTGATACAGAGAAATACTCGTttctgaaagaaagaaaacgaacgtctttccaaggacgaacgtcatgaccacttgaatcagttaaatgaactgattctagAACGATTCAAatgatacttagaataatttaaattcaaggaCTTTAGATCGAATCCAAATGAATAAAGACATCGCAAGGCTTTTCGATATTGATAACGGATACGAATTTATAAAAGATGttaaccgccagtcaatgaccgaacgcggtaatagatatttatttaactgtttggacgaacgctattttcatacGTTTGGTAAGCAAgtgtaaggacgagcgttcggtataagaccgagcgccactcataacgaacgttttgggtcgagacccatcgctggTGCGGAATATTAATAGAAACAGAAATTTATAAGGTAATCATAGTGAAGAGAATTATTTAGGAATGACTAAGTATATAAGGTTGTATTTTTCTAAGCTTCTCACTTTCTCGCATAACACTCAGAGcacctacgtttggccgaacgctcaaacgtaagactAATATAAGCGGGCGTTTGTCCTAACTCaatattctttccaaatgaaagaattctgtttTCAAGGGAagtaccaaataccgaacggtcaaagaccgttcgataacgaacgttcattttcatagcatttcatatttcaaatttcacttacagtaaactcatttttcagtataaacctTCATGCATTTAACTACTCATATC
Protein-coding sequences here:
- the LOC108346153 gene encoding uncharacterized protein LOC108346153, which produces MTSSLEKIMQGEQVLTNDFQDLTIKDLSEKDSETVIHEVGNGSHGGICAICLDEIVLQETALVKGCEHAYCVTCILRWATYREKVTCPQCKHPFEFLNIHRTLDGSIQDYMFEESVCLLLRASWFKPLSVDEHVVHEDAYEELGDYYQYEYEDEDLDDDMDGAYYGGSSSFRIGNRRWGDNGYVRAGRQEARPVNRANIQDSGASSSREPKKKEVGKSSTGRRAKRAQKREAADKAAEAKHQQHLVRLGRK